One window from the genome of Dermacentor silvarum isolate Dsil-2018 chromosome 7, BIME_Dsil_1.4, whole genome shotgun sequence encodes:
- the LOC119458070 gene encoding UTP--glucose-1-phosphate uridylyltransferase isoform X4 has protein sequence MFGHSRKNSDSTEFKEMSKADAQAHLAQELEKLCRTASAAERETVEAEFRGFQRLFHKFVKDTGPAVVWDKIQPVPENSVIKYETLQAPTDEEAIRSMLDKLVVVKLNGGLGTSMGCKGPKSVIPVRNDLTFLDMTVQQIEYLNRTYNANMPLVLMNSFNTDDDTSKVLRKYKGFKVKIYTFLQSRYPRINKETLMPIVTSLNSPSDEGFYPPGHGDFYTSFCQSGLMDHFLTEGREYCFISNIDNLGATVDLNILNMLLRTSGSQAPDFVMEVTDKTRADVKGGTLIEYENKIRLLEIAQVPKENIDEFKSVKKFKIFNTNNLWMKLSSVGQLVETGGIDMEVIINNKTLDSGINIIQLETAAGAAMKDFQNAIGINVPRSRFLPVKKTSDLLLVMSNLYHMKFGTLVMSPKRAFPTVPLIKLGDNHFSKVRDFLNRFASIPDILELDHLTVSGDVTFGKGVSLRGTVIIIANHGDRIDIPASAVLENKIVSGNLRILDH, from the exons ATGTTCGGGCACAGCCGGAAGAACAGTGACAGCACCGAGTTCAAGGAGATGTCCAAGGCGGACGCCCAGGCCCACCTGGCACAGGAGCTTGAGAAGCTCTGCCGCACGGCCAGTGCTGCCGAACGCGAGACCGTCGAGGCCGAGTTTCGCGGCTTCCAGCGCCTCTTCCACAAGTTCGTCAAGGACACCGGGCCAGCTGTCGTCTGGGACAAAATCCAGCCCGTGCCCGAAAATTCG GTCATCAAGTATGAGACGCTGCAAGCGCCGACAGACGAGGAGGCCATCCGGTCCATGCTCGACAAGCTGGTGGTGGTGAAACTGAACGGTGGCCTCGGCACAAGCATGGGCTGCAAGGGCCCAAAGTCTGTGATCCCCGTCCGCAATGACCTCACTTTCCTCGACATGACTGTGCAACAAATTGAG TACCTGAACAGGACGTACAATGCCAACATGCCCCTGGTGCTCATGAATTCGTTCAACACTGATGACGACACGTCCAAGGTTCTCCGCAAGTACAAGGGCTTCAAGGTCAAAATATACACCTTCCTCCAAAGCAG GTATCCAAGGATAAACAAGGAGACCCTCATGCCAATTGTGACCTCGCTGAACTCACCATCAGATGAAGG CTTCTACCCTCCTGGCCACGGGGACTTCTACACGTCATTCTGCCAATCGGGGCTCATGGACCACTTCCTGACGGAAGGTCGCGAGTACTGCTTCATCTCCAACATTGACAACCTCGGTGCCACAGTCGACCTCA ACATCTTAAACATGCTGCTTCGTACAAGTGGAAGTCAAGCCCCAGACTTCGTCATGGAAGTGACCGACAAGACGAGAGCCGACGTCAAG GGTGGCACGCTCATTGAGTACGAGAACAAGATTCGTCTACTGGAAATTGCGCAGGTTCCTAAGGAAAAT ATTGACGAATTTAAGAGTGTAAAGAAATTCAA GATCTTCAACACGAACAATCTCTGGATGAAGCTGAGCAGTGTTGGCCAGTTGGTGGAGACTGGTGGCATCGACATGGAGGTCATCATCAACAACAAG acTCTGGACTCGGGCATCAACATCATTCAGCTCGAGACGGCAGCTGGAGCAGCAATGAAGGACTTCCAGAATGCCATTG GCATCAACGTGCCGCGCAGTCGTTTCCTCCCGGTGAAGAAGACCTCTGACCTGCTGCTGGTGATGAGCAACCTGTACCACATGAAGTTTGGCACGCTGGTCATGAGCCCCAAACGCGCCTTCCCCACTGTGCCCCTCATCAAGCTGGGCGACAACCACTTCTCCAAG GTACGAGATTTCCTGAACCGGTTTGCGAGCATACCAGACATTTTGGAACTGGACCACCTGACGGTGTCCGGTGATGTCACTTTTGGCAAAGGTGTTTCCCTCAGG GGCACGGTAATCATCATAGCCAACCATGGTGACCGGATCGATATACCAGCATCGGCCGTGCTCGAAAACAAGATTGTGTCGGGCAACCTGCGCATCCTGGACCACTAG
- the LOC119458070 gene encoding UTP--glucose-1-phosphate uridylyltransferase isoform X1 has protein sequence MLPRTRNFIDNMNGLSICGRGDAGTRDKMFGHSRKNSDSTEFKEMSKADAQAHLAQELEKLCRTASAAERETVEAEFRGFQRLFHKFVKDTGPAVVWDKIQPVPENSVIKYETLQAPTDEEAIRSMLDKLVVVKLNGGLGTSMGCKGPKSVIPVRNDLTFLDMTVQQIEYLNRTYNANMPLVLMNSFNTDDDTSKVLRKYKGFKVKIYTFLQSRYPRINKETLMPIVTSLNSPSDEGFYPPGHGDFYTSFCQSGLMDHFLTEGREYCFISNIDNLGATVDLNILNMLLRTSGSQAPDFVMEVTDKTRADVKGGTLIEYENKIRLLEIAQVPKENIDEFKSVKKFKIFNTNNLWMKLSSVGQLVETGGIDMEVIINNKTLDSGINIIQLETAAGAAMKDFQNAIGINVPRSRFLPVKKTSDLLLVMSNLYHMKFGTLVMSPKRAFPTVPLIKLGDNHFSKVRDFLNRFASIPDILELDHLTVSGDVTFGKGVSLRGTVIIIANHGDRIDIPASAVLENKIVSGNLRILDH, from the exons ATGTTCGGGCACAGCCGGAAGAACAGTGACAGCACCGAGTTCAAGGAGATGTCCAAGGCGGACGCCCAGGCCCACCTGGCACAGGAGCTTGAGAAGCTCTGCCGCACGGCCAGTGCTGCCGAACGCGAGACCGTCGAGGCCGAGTTTCGCGGCTTCCAGCGCCTCTTCCACAAGTTCGTCAAGGACACCGGGCCAGCTGTCGTCTGGGACAAAATCCAGCCCGTGCCCGAAAATTCG GTCATCAAGTATGAGACGCTGCAAGCGCCGACAGACGAGGAGGCCATCCGGTCCATGCTCGACAAGCTGGTGGTGGTGAAACTGAACGGTGGCCTCGGCACAAGCATGGGCTGCAAGGGCCCAAAGTCTGTGATCCCCGTCCGCAATGACCTCACTTTCCTCGACATGACTGTGCAACAAATTGAG TACCTGAACAGGACGTACAATGCCAACATGCCCCTGGTGCTCATGAATTCGTTCAACACTGATGACGACACGTCCAAGGTTCTCCGCAAGTACAAGGGCTTCAAGGTCAAAATATACACCTTCCTCCAAAGCAG GTATCCAAGGATAAACAAGGAGACCCTCATGCCAATTGTGACCTCGCTGAACTCACCATCAGATGAAGG CTTCTACCCTCCTGGCCACGGGGACTTCTACACGTCATTCTGCCAATCGGGGCTCATGGACCACTTCCTGACGGAAGGTCGCGAGTACTGCTTCATCTCCAACATTGACAACCTCGGTGCCACAGTCGACCTCA ACATCTTAAACATGCTGCTTCGTACAAGTGGAAGTCAAGCCCCAGACTTCGTCATGGAAGTGACCGACAAGACGAGAGCCGACGTCAAG GGTGGCACGCTCATTGAGTACGAGAACAAGATTCGTCTACTGGAAATTGCGCAGGTTCCTAAGGAAAAT ATTGACGAATTTAAGAGTGTAAAGAAATTCAA GATCTTCAACACGAACAATCTCTGGATGAAGCTGAGCAGTGTTGGCCAGTTGGTGGAGACTGGTGGCATCGACATGGAGGTCATCATCAACAACAAG acTCTGGACTCGGGCATCAACATCATTCAGCTCGAGACGGCAGCTGGAGCAGCAATGAAGGACTTCCAGAATGCCATTG GCATCAACGTGCCGCGCAGTCGTTTCCTCCCGGTGAAGAAGACCTCTGACCTGCTGCTGGTGATGAGCAACCTGTACCACATGAAGTTTGGCACGCTGGTCATGAGCCCCAAACGCGCCTTCCCCACTGTGCCCCTCATCAAGCTGGGCGACAACCACTTCTCCAAG GTACGAGATTTCCTGAACCGGTTTGCGAGCATACCAGACATTTTGGAACTGGACCACCTGACGGTGTCCGGTGATGTCACTTTTGGCAAAGGTGTTTCCCTCAGG GGCACGGTAATCATCATAGCCAACCATGGTGACCGGATCGATATACCAGCATCGGCCGTGCTCGAAAACAAGATTGTGTCGGGCAACCTGCGCATCCTGGACCACTAG
- the LOC119458070 gene encoding UTP--glucose-1-phosphate uridylyltransferase isoform X2 — protein MNGSAASVDSTTRFGQRRSHFERWDASMFGHSRKNSDSTEFKEMSKADAQAHLAQELEKLCRTASAAERETVEAEFRGFQRLFHKFVKDTGPAVVWDKIQPVPENSVIKYETLQAPTDEEAIRSMLDKLVVVKLNGGLGTSMGCKGPKSVIPVRNDLTFLDMTVQQIEYLNRTYNANMPLVLMNSFNTDDDTSKVLRKYKGFKVKIYTFLQSRYPRINKETLMPIVTSLNSPSDEGFYPPGHGDFYTSFCQSGLMDHFLTEGREYCFISNIDNLGATVDLNILNMLLRTSGSQAPDFVMEVTDKTRADVKGGTLIEYENKIRLLEIAQVPKENIDEFKSVKKFKIFNTNNLWMKLSSVGQLVETGGIDMEVIINNKTLDSGINIIQLETAAGAAMKDFQNAIGINVPRSRFLPVKKTSDLLLVMSNLYHMKFGTLVMSPKRAFPTVPLIKLGDNHFSKVRDFLNRFASIPDILELDHLTVSGDVTFGKGVSLRGTVIIIANHGDRIDIPASAVLENKIVSGNLRILDH, from the exons ATGTTCGGGCACAGCCGGAAGAACAGTGACAGCACCGAGTTCAAGGAGATGTCCAAGGCGGACGCCCAGGCCCACCTGGCACAGGAGCTTGAGAAGCTCTGCCGCACGGCCAGTGCTGCCGAACGCGAGACCGTCGAGGCCGAGTTTCGCGGCTTCCAGCGCCTCTTCCACAAGTTCGTCAAGGACACCGGGCCAGCTGTCGTCTGGGACAAAATCCAGCCCGTGCCCGAAAATTCG GTCATCAAGTATGAGACGCTGCAAGCGCCGACAGACGAGGAGGCCATCCGGTCCATGCTCGACAAGCTGGTGGTGGTGAAACTGAACGGTGGCCTCGGCACAAGCATGGGCTGCAAGGGCCCAAAGTCTGTGATCCCCGTCCGCAATGACCTCACTTTCCTCGACATGACTGTGCAACAAATTGAG TACCTGAACAGGACGTACAATGCCAACATGCCCCTGGTGCTCATGAATTCGTTCAACACTGATGACGACACGTCCAAGGTTCTCCGCAAGTACAAGGGCTTCAAGGTCAAAATATACACCTTCCTCCAAAGCAG GTATCCAAGGATAAACAAGGAGACCCTCATGCCAATTGTGACCTCGCTGAACTCACCATCAGATGAAGG CTTCTACCCTCCTGGCCACGGGGACTTCTACACGTCATTCTGCCAATCGGGGCTCATGGACCACTTCCTGACGGAAGGTCGCGAGTACTGCTTCATCTCCAACATTGACAACCTCGGTGCCACAGTCGACCTCA ACATCTTAAACATGCTGCTTCGTACAAGTGGAAGTCAAGCCCCAGACTTCGTCATGGAAGTGACCGACAAGACGAGAGCCGACGTCAAG GGTGGCACGCTCATTGAGTACGAGAACAAGATTCGTCTACTGGAAATTGCGCAGGTTCCTAAGGAAAAT ATTGACGAATTTAAGAGTGTAAAGAAATTCAA GATCTTCAACACGAACAATCTCTGGATGAAGCTGAGCAGTGTTGGCCAGTTGGTGGAGACTGGTGGCATCGACATGGAGGTCATCATCAACAACAAG acTCTGGACTCGGGCATCAACATCATTCAGCTCGAGACGGCAGCTGGAGCAGCAATGAAGGACTTCCAGAATGCCATTG GCATCAACGTGCCGCGCAGTCGTTTCCTCCCGGTGAAGAAGACCTCTGACCTGCTGCTGGTGATGAGCAACCTGTACCACATGAAGTTTGGCACGCTGGTCATGAGCCCCAAACGCGCCTTCCCCACTGTGCCCCTCATCAAGCTGGGCGACAACCACTTCTCCAAG GTACGAGATTTCCTGAACCGGTTTGCGAGCATACCAGACATTTTGGAACTGGACCACCTGACGGTGTCCGGTGATGTCACTTTTGGCAAAGGTGTTTCCCTCAGG GGCACGGTAATCATCATAGCCAACCATGGTGACCGGATCGATATACCAGCATCGGCCGTGCTCGAAAACAAGATTGTGTCGGGCAACCTGCGCATCCTGGACCACTAG
- the LOC119458070 gene encoding UTP--glucose-1-phosphate uridylyltransferase isoform X3, with protein sequence MSTYFEKRVMFGHSRKNSDSTEFKEMSKADAQAHLAQELEKLCRTASAAERETVEAEFRGFQRLFHKFVKDTGPAVVWDKIQPVPENSVIKYETLQAPTDEEAIRSMLDKLVVVKLNGGLGTSMGCKGPKSVIPVRNDLTFLDMTVQQIEYLNRTYNANMPLVLMNSFNTDDDTSKVLRKYKGFKVKIYTFLQSRYPRINKETLMPIVTSLNSPSDEGFYPPGHGDFYTSFCQSGLMDHFLTEGREYCFISNIDNLGATVDLNILNMLLRTSGSQAPDFVMEVTDKTRADVKGGTLIEYENKIRLLEIAQVPKENIDEFKSVKKFKIFNTNNLWMKLSSVGQLVETGGIDMEVIINNKTLDSGINIIQLETAAGAAMKDFQNAIGINVPRSRFLPVKKTSDLLLVMSNLYHMKFGTLVMSPKRAFPTVPLIKLGDNHFSKVRDFLNRFASIPDILELDHLTVSGDVTFGKGVSLRGTVIIIANHGDRIDIPASAVLENKIVSGNLRILDH encoded by the exons ATGTTCGGGCACAGCCGGAAGAACAGTGACAGCACCGAGTTCAAGGAGATGTCCAAGGCGGACGCCCAGGCCCACCTGGCACAGGAGCTTGAGAAGCTCTGCCGCACGGCCAGTGCTGCCGAACGCGAGACCGTCGAGGCCGAGTTTCGCGGCTTCCAGCGCCTCTTCCACAAGTTCGTCAAGGACACCGGGCCAGCTGTCGTCTGGGACAAAATCCAGCCCGTGCCCGAAAATTCG GTCATCAAGTATGAGACGCTGCAAGCGCCGACAGACGAGGAGGCCATCCGGTCCATGCTCGACAAGCTGGTGGTGGTGAAACTGAACGGTGGCCTCGGCACAAGCATGGGCTGCAAGGGCCCAAAGTCTGTGATCCCCGTCCGCAATGACCTCACTTTCCTCGACATGACTGTGCAACAAATTGAG TACCTGAACAGGACGTACAATGCCAACATGCCCCTGGTGCTCATGAATTCGTTCAACACTGATGACGACACGTCCAAGGTTCTCCGCAAGTACAAGGGCTTCAAGGTCAAAATATACACCTTCCTCCAAAGCAG GTATCCAAGGATAAACAAGGAGACCCTCATGCCAATTGTGACCTCGCTGAACTCACCATCAGATGAAGG CTTCTACCCTCCTGGCCACGGGGACTTCTACACGTCATTCTGCCAATCGGGGCTCATGGACCACTTCCTGACGGAAGGTCGCGAGTACTGCTTCATCTCCAACATTGACAACCTCGGTGCCACAGTCGACCTCA ACATCTTAAACATGCTGCTTCGTACAAGTGGAAGTCAAGCCCCAGACTTCGTCATGGAAGTGACCGACAAGACGAGAGCCGACGTCAAG GGTGGCACGCTCATTGAGTACGAGAACAAGATTCGTCTACTGGAAATTGCGCAGGTTCCTAAGGAAAAT ATTGACGAATTTAAGAGTGTAAAGAAATTCAA GATCTTCAACACGAACAATCTCTGGATGAAGCTGAGCAGTGTTGGCCAGTTGGTGGAGACTGGTGGCATCGACATGGAGGTCATCATCAACAACAAG acTCTGGACTCGGGCATCAACATCATTCAGCTCGAGACGGCAGCTGGAGCAGCAATGAAGGACTTCCAGAATGCCATTG GCATCAACGTGCCGCGCAGTCGTTTCCTCCCGGTGAAGAAGACCTCTGACCTGCTGCTGGTGATGAGCAACCTGTACCACATGAAGTTTGGCACGCTGGTCATGAGCCCCAAACGCGCCTTCCCCACTGTGCCCCTCATCAAGCTGGGCGACAACCACTTCTCCAAG GTACGAGATTTCCTGAACCGGTTTGCGAGCATACCAGACATTTTGGAACTGGACCACCTGACGGTGTCCGGTGATGTCACTTTTGGCAAAGGTGTTTCCCTCAGG GGCACGGTAATCATCATAGCCAACCATGGTGACCGGATCGATATACCAGCATCGGCCGTGCTCGAAAACAAGATTGTGTCGGGCAACCTGCGCATCCTGGACCACTAG